Proteins encoded together in one Salmo trutta chromosome 3, fSalTru1.1, whole genome shotgun sequence window:
- the LOC115169066 gene encoding CXXC-type zinc finger protein 5-like isoform X2, producing MSDTLDMSGPSSPEQQRANRILSEPLRRSLKRSHPCSLSEYLNNTNRLSHRHSSSSIGVRGLLHPTAAQHRPTQPRQTKPRRAHSSNIDLWDSPSGLHLAHAAELLMRAGALTLTPTPRDQGPTGGLGAGEAGVEGEEMEGGSGAEGDSTGCVTDFLPLLGCSWFPLNPGLFALMAGGGGFLTSGGGSMGIAGIGEGVEVLRGESSSPGGGGAGRRKRKRCGECVPCRRTGNCEECSACRNRKTGHQICKYRKCEQLKKKAATGFEMVFPSGAAFPWLQ from the exons ATGTCAGATACCCTGGACATGTCTGGCCCTTCCTCTCCAGAGCAGCAGAGAGCCAATAGGATCCTCAGTGAGCCTCTAAGACGAAGCCTGAAGCGCTCTCATCCCTGCTCCCTCTCTGAGTATCTCAACAATACTAACAGACTATCCCACCGCCATAGCTCCAGTAGTATTGGTGTCAGGGGCCTCCTCCATCCCACTGCAGCCCAGCACAGGCCAACCCAGCCCAGGCAGACCAAGCCTCGCCGGGCCCACTCCTCCAACATAGACCTCTGGGACTCCCCCAGTGGTCTTCACCTGGCACATGCTGCAGAGCTGCTGATGAGGGCTGGGGCCTTGACACTGACTCCCACACCCAGGGACCAGGGCCCTACAGGCGGGCTGGGGGCCGGGGAAGCTGGGGtggaaggggaggagatggagggtggGTCCGGGGCTGAAGGGGACAGCACGGGTTGTGTGACAGACTTCCTCCCACTGCTTGGCTGCTCCTGGTTCCCCTTGAACCCAGGCCTGTTTGCTCTGATGGCAGGGGGAGGGGGGTTCCTGACTAGTGGTGGAGGGTCAATGGGGATAGCTGGCATTGGGGAGGGTGTGGAGGTGTTGCGAGGCGAGAGCTCGTCCCCTGGCGGCGGGGGAGCTGGGAGAAGGAAGAGGAAGCGATGCGGGGAGTGTGTGCCGTGTCGACGTACAGGGAACTGTGAAGAGTGCAGCGCCTGCCGCAACCGCAAGACTGGACACCAGATCTGCAAGTACAGGAAGTGTGAGCAGCTGAAGAAGAAGGCAGCCACCGGGTTCGAG ATGGTGTTTCCATCAGGAGCAGCGTTTCCATGGCTACAATAG
- the LOC115169066 gene encoding CXXC-type zinc finger protein 5-like isoform X1, which produces MSDTLDMSGPSSPEQQRANRILSEPLRRSLKRSHPCSLSEYLNNTNRLSHRHSSSSIGVRGLLHPTAAQHRPTQPRQTKPRRAHSSNIDLWDSPSGLHLAHAAELLMRAGALTLTPTPRDQGPTGGLGAGEAGVEGEEMEGGSGAEGDSTGCVTDFLPLLGCSWFPLNPGLFALMAGGGGFLTSGGGSMGIAGIGEGVEVLRGESSSPGGGGAGRRKRKRCGECVPCRRTGNCEECSACRNRKTGHQICKYRKCEQLKKKAATGFEKMVFPSGAAFPWLQ; this is translated from the exons ATGTCAGATACCCTGGACATGTCTGGCCCTTCCTCTCCAGAGCAGCAGAGAGCCAATAGGATCCTCAGTGAGCCTCTAAGACGAAGCCTGAAGCGCTCTCATCCCTGCTCCCTCTCTGAGTATCTCAACAATACTAACAGACTATCCCACCGCCATAGCTCCAGTAGTATTGGTGTCAGGGGCCTCCTCCATCCCACTGCAGCCCAGCACAGGCCAACCCAGCCCAGGCAGACCAAGCCTCGCCGGGCCCACTCCTCCAACATAGACCTCTGGGACTCCCCCAGTGGTCTTCACCTGGCACATGCTGCAGAGCTGCTGATGAGGGCTGGGGCCTTGACACTGACTCCCACACCCAGGGACCAGGGCCCTACAGGCGGGCTGGGGGCCGGGGAAGCTGGGGtggaaggggaggagatggagggtggGTCCGGGGCTGAAGGGGACAGCACGGGTTGTGTGACAGACTTCCTCCCACTGCTTGGCTGCTCCTGGTTCCCCTTGAACCCAGGCCTGTTTGCTCTGATGGCAGGGGGAGGGGGGTTCCTGACTAGTGGTGGAGGGTCAATGGGGATAGCTGGCATTGGGGAGGGTGTGGAGGTGTTGCGAGGCGAGAGCTCGTCCCCTGGCGGCGGGGGAGCTGGGAGAAGGAAGAGGAAGCGATGCGGGGAGTGTGTGCCGTGTCGACGTACAGGGAACTGTGAAGAGTGCAGCGCCTGCCGCAACCGCAAGACTGGACACCAGATCTGCAAGTACAGGAAGTGTGAGCAGCTGAAGAAGAAGGCAGCCACCGGGTTCGAG AAGATGGTGTTTCCATCAGGAGCAGCGTTTCCATGGCTACAATAG
- the zgc:92242 gene encoding SH2 domain-containing protein 4A — MLAQILQEMWVDPEVLEALSEDQRRILFLKMREEQVRRWIEREEKDERERRTREQHRSKKGHSKSVRWLLGRDGDVSVSVIGEVDEFRSSKLLQTLRTNTRLQSTEMNTLVVDLHTVSLLTDRENHQTSSQSTTLMQLSVDSDGSKDSEEDQDSVSAEDDPKDPGEDSSDNESGNITDDLKDWGLCYRTHHSNISLSLQPQLSVTEKARPHGRGVVVSHEEESPAFGGRVAQLRRTFATSSPIAKPPVPTKPSHLQLVPRSSLR, encoded by the exons ATGCTGGCTCAGATCCTACAGGAGATGTGGGTGGACCCAGAGGTTTTGGAGGCCCTGAGTGAAGACCAGAGGAGAATCTTGTTCCTGAAGATGAGAGAGGAGCAGGTCAGACGctggatagagagggaggagaaggacgagagagagaggagaaccagGGAACAACACAGGTCTAAAAAAG GTCACAGTAAGAGCGTGCGCTGGCTGTTGGGTCGTGATGGGGATGTGAGTGTGAGCGTGATCGGAGAGGTGGATGAATTTAGATCCTCCAAACTCCTCCAGACCCTTCGTACCAACACCAGACTACAGAGCACAGAAATGAACACCCTGGTGGTTGATCTCCATACTGTGTCtctactgacagacagagagaaccacCAAACCAGCTCACAATCAACCACACTGATGCAACTCAGC GTTGACTCAGACGGCTCTAAGGACTCTGAAGAGGACCAGGACTCAGTCAGCGCTGAGGACGACCCAAAGGACCCCGGGGAGGACAGCAGCGACAATGAGTCAGGCAACATCACAGACGACCTAAAGGACTGGGGCCTCTGCTACAGAACCCACCACAGCAACATCAGCCTGTCTCTCCAACCCCAGCTGTCAGTCACAGAGAAGGCCCGCCCACACGgcagaggag tgGTGGTCAGTCATGAGGAGGAGAGCCCAGCGTTTGGTGGTCGGGTGGCCCAGCTCAGGAGAACGTTTGCCACATCCTCTCCCATCGCCAAGCCCCCTGTGCCCACCAAACCTTCACACCTGCAGCTGGTGCCCAGGTCCTCTCTGAGGTAA